The Arachis ipaensis cultivar K30076 chromosome B07, Araip1.1, whole genome shotgun sequence genome includes a window with the following:
- the LOC107606037 gene encoding acetyltransferase At1g77540: MATKSESEGSGGGKVVPVIVWNEGLRRFETEDKEAYVEYVLRDNGNVMDLIHTFVPSSKRGLGLASHLCVAAFQHAKSHSLSIIPTCSYVSETFLPRNPSWNSVLYNGAGKI, translated from the exons ATGGCAACGAAATCGGAATCGGAAGGTAGCGGCGGTGGGAAGGTAGTTCCTGTGATCGTGTGGAACGAAGGGCTTAGAAGGTTCGAGACGGAAGACAAGGAGGCTTACGTGGAGTATGTGCTCAGAGATAACGGTAACGTCATGGATTTGATCCACACCTTTGTGCCTTCTTCAAAGAGGGGGCTCGGTTTAGCTTCCCACCTTTGCGTCGCTGCTTTCCAACACGCTAAGTCCCACTCGTTATCCATCATCCCTACCTGTTCCTATGTCTCT GAGACATTTCTTCCGCGGAATCCATCTTGGAATTCTGTCCTGTACAATGGAGCTGGAAAAATATAG
- the LOC107606035 gene encoding phosphatidylinositol N-acetylglucosaminyltransferase subunit A isoform X1: MDRKKHRIMMVSDFFYPNFGGVENHIYYLSQCLLKLGHKVVVVTHAYGNRSGVRYMTGGLKAYYVPWRPFVMQNSFPTLFPSLPIIRTILIRERITIVHGHQAFSTLCHETLMHSRTMGYRVVFTDHSLYGFSDAGSIHMNKVLQFTLADVSQAICVSHTSKENTVLRSGLPPEKVFVIPNAVDTAMFKPAVVQPSRSEIVIVVISRLVYRKGADLLVEVIPDVCRLHPNVRFIVGGDGPKRVRLEEMREKHSLQDRVEMLGAVPHAQVRSVLISGHIFLNSSLTEAFCIAILEAASCGLLTVSTRVGGVPEVLPDDMIILAEPDPGDMVLAIERAISMLPKVDPQVMHHRMRELYNWHDVAKRTEIVYDRALKCPNQNLLERVSRYLYCGVWAGKLFFLVMIVDFLFWRLLELWQPAEDIEEMPDLTLPHISNKETLQETE, translated from the exons ATGGATAGAAAAAAGCACAGAATCATGATGGTCTCTGATTTTTTCTATCCCAACTTTGGTGGCGTCGAGAACCACATCTATTATCTCTCTCAGTGCTTACTCAAGCTAGGCCACAAG GTAGTGGTTGTAACTCATGCATATGGAAACCGATCTGGGGTTAGATACATGACTGGTGGTTTGAAAGCTTACTATGTTCCGTGGAGGCCTTTTGTTATGCAGAATTCATTCCCAACCTTATTTCCCTCACTCCCCATTATTAGAACCATTCTCATTCGAGAAAGAATCACTATTGTCCATGGACATCAAGCATTTTCCACTCTCTGTCATGAAACTCTCATGCATTCTAGAACCATGGGGTACAGGGTTGTATTCACGGATCATTCTCTCTATGGATTTTCGGATGCTGGAAGCATACATATGAACAAGGTCTTGCAGTTTACATTGGCTGATGTGAGTCAGGCCATATGTGTTTCGCATACGAGCAAGGAGAATACAGTGCTGCGGTCGGGGCTGCCCCCGGAGAAGGTTTTTGTTATACCTAATGCTGTGGACACTGCAATGTTCAAGCCAGCGGTGGTGCAGCCGAGCCGCTCGgagattgttattgttgttattagcCGGTTGGTTTATCGCAAGGGAGCAGATTTGCTTGTTGAAGTCATTCCAGATGTATGCCGTCTGCATCCCAAT GTTCGTTTCATTGTTGGAGGTGATGGACCTAAGCGTGTTAGGTTGGAGGAGATGAGAGAAAAACATTCTCTTCAAGATCGAGTTGAAATGTTGGGAGCCGTGCCACATGCACAAGTCCGATCTGTTCTAATATCAGGACACATCTTCTTAAACAG TTCGTTAACTGAAGCTTTCTGTATAGCCATATTAGAGGCTGCTAGTTGTGGATTGTTAACAGTTAGCACACGTGTTGGAGGAGTTCCTGAG GTTTTACCAGATGACATGATCATTTTGGCAGAACCTGATCCTGGTGATATGGTGCTTGCAATTGAAAGGGCAATATCAATGCTGCCAAAAGTCGATCCACAAGTCATGCACCACCGG aTGAGGGAACTCTATAACTGGCATGATGTTGCCAAAAGGACTGAAATTGTATATGATCGTGCTTTGAAGTGCCCCAATCAAAATCTACTTGAACGGGTCTCACG ATACCTTTATTGCGGAGTGTGGGCAGGCAAGCTGTTCTTCCTGGTTATGAtagttgattttttgttttggcGGCTATTGGAACTATGGCAG CCTGCAGAAGACATTGAGGAGATGCCAGATTTAACTCTTCCACACATCTCCAACAAAGAGACATTGCAAGAAACCGAATGA
- the LOC107606035 gene encoding phosphatidylinositol N-acetylglucosaminyltransferase subunit A isoform X3 produces MDRKKHRIMMVSDFFYPNFGGVENHIYYLSQCLLKLGPLMHSRTMGYRVVFTDHSLYGFSDAGSIHMNKVLQFTLADVSQAICVSHTSKENTVLRSGLPPEKVFVIPNAVDTAMFKPAVVQPSRSEIVIVVISRLVYRKGADLLVEVIPDVCRLHPNVRFIVGGDGPKRVRLEEMREKHSLQDRVEMLGAVPHAQVRSVLISGHIFLNSSLTEAFCIAILEAASCGLLTVSTRVGGVPEVLPDDMIILAEPDPGDMVLAIERAISMLPKVDPQVMHHRMRELYNWHDVAKRTEIVYDRALKCPNQNLLERVSRYLYCGVWAGKLFFLVMIVDFLFWRLLELWQPAEDIEEMPDLTLPHISNKETLQETE; encoded by the exons ATGGATAGAAAAAAGCACAGAATCATGATGGTCTCTGATTTTTTCTATCCCAACTTTGGTGGCGTCGAGAACCACATCTATTATCTCTCTCAGTGCTTACTCAAGCTAGGCC CTCTCATGCATTCTAGAACCATGGGGTACAGGGTTGTATTCACGGATCATTCTCTCTATGGATTTTCGGATGCTGGAAGCATACATATGAACAAGGTCTTGCAGTTTACATTGGCTGATGTGAGTCAGGCCATATGTGTTTCGCATACGAGCAAGGAGAATACAGTGCTGCGGTCGGGGCTGCCCCCGGAGAAGGTTTTTGTTATACCTAATGCTGTGGACACTGCAATGTTCAAGCCAGCGGTGGTGCAGCCGAGCCGCTCGgagattgttattgttgttattagcCGGTTGGTTTATCGCAAGGGAGCAGATTTGCTTGTTGAAGTCATTCCAGATGTATGCCGTCTGCATCCCAAT GTTCGTTTCATTGTTGGAGGTGATGGACCTAAGCGTGTTAGGTTGGAGGAGATGAGAGAAAAACATTCTCTTCAAGATCGAGTTGAAATGTTGGGAGCCGTGCCACATGCACAAGTCCGATCTGTTCTAATATCAGGACACATCTTCTTAAACAG TTCGTTAACTGAAGCTTTCTGTATAGCCATATTAGAGGCTGCTAGTTGTGGATTGTTAACAGTTAGCACACGTGTTGGAGGAGTTCCTGAG GTTTTACCAGATGACATGATCATTTTGGCAGAACCTGATCCTGGTGATATGGTGCTTGCAATTGAAAGGGCAATATCAATGCTGCCAAAAGTCGATCCACAAGTCATGCACCACCGG aTGAGGGAACTCTATAACTGGCATGATGTTGCCAAAAGGACTGAAATTGTATATGATCGTGCTTTGAAGTGCCCCAATCAAAATCTACTTGAACGGGTCTCACG ATACCTTTATTGCGGAGTGTGGGCAGGCAAGCTGTTCTTCCTGGTTATGAtagttgattttttgttttggcGGCTATTGGAACTATGGCAG CCTGCAGAAGACATTGAGGAGATGCCAGATTTAACTCTTCCACACATCTCCAACAAAGAGACATTGCAAGAAACCGAATGA
- the LOC107606038 gene encoding F-box protein 7 isoform X2, whose amino-acid sequence MASSSDFALSVPSELESVLRLRTVDYFITRRPWLDLYGVNVRPVAPFGSASRKPYVESALIHQCLPDELLFEVFARMTPYDLGKASCVCRKWRYTIRNPVFWRVACLKAWQLSGVVENYRILQSKYDGSWRKMWLSRPRLRTDGIYVSRNTYIRAGVAEWKITNPVHLVCYFRYMRFFPSGRFLYKNSSQKIKDVVKFMNFRSSKVDSVFGGHYTLSDDKVEAAVLYPGMRPTVLRIRLRVRGTTPGANNRMDLISLVTSGVNNSEASAPEEDILGVVEGWRDDETHNPDVPAVSHKRGMTPFVFVPFDQVETSVFNLPVEKMDYYVPG is encoded by the exons ATGGCCTCAAGTTCAG ATTTTGCGTTATCAGTTCCTTCTGAACTTGAGTCAGTTTTGAGGTTGAGGACTGTTGATTACTTTATTACGAGGAGGCCATGGCTTG ATCTTTATGGAGTTAATGTGAGACCTGTGGCGCCATTTGGAAGTGCAAGTAGAAAGCCTTATGTGGAATCTGCACTCATTCATCAATGCTTACCAGATGAGCTGCTTTTTGAG GTCTTTGCTCGAATGACTCCATATGACTTGGGAAAGGCATCTTGTGTGTGTCGAAAATGGAGGTACACAATTCGTAACCCTGTTTTTTGGCGCGTTGCATGCTTGAAGGCTTGGCAG CTCTCTGGAGTGGTAGAAAACTATAGGATTCTTCAATCAAAATATGATGGCTCATGGCGTAAAATGTGGCTCTCACGACCAAGGTTGCGAACTGATG GTATTTATGTGAGTAGAAATACCTACATTCGAGCCGGAGTTGCAGAGTGGAAAATTACTAATCCAGTTCATCTG GTCTGCTATTTCCGGTACATGAGATTTTTCCCTTCTGGACGATTTCTTTATAAG AATTCTTCTCAAAAGATCAAGGATGTGGTGAAGTTCATGAACTTTCGATCATCTAAAGTAGACTCTGTTTTTGGTGGCCACTACACATTGTCAGATGACAAG GTTGAAGCTGCTGTCTTGTATCCAGGCATGCGACCTACTGTCTTGAGAATTCGCTTGAG AGTTAGAGGAACAACTCCAGGGGCCAACAATCGGATGGATTTGATTTCACTTGTCACCAGTGGTGTGAACAATAGTGAGGCAAGTGCACCCGAGGAGGACATTCTTGGTGTAGTTGAAGGATGGCGGGATGATGAAACACACAACCCAGATGTGCCTGCAGTCTCACATAAGAGGGGCATGACTCCTTTTGTCTTTGTTCCATTTGACCAG GTGGAGACATCAGTGTTCAATCTTCCTGTGGAAAAAATGGATTATTATGTACCTGGTTGA
- the LOC107606035 gene encoding phosphatidylinositol N-acetylglucosaminyltransferase subunit A isoform X2 encodes MDRKKHRIMMVSDFFYPNFGGVENHIYYLSQCLLKLGHKVVVVTHAYGNRSGVRYMTGGLKAYYVPWRPFVMQNSFPTLFPSLPIIRTILIRERITIVHGHQAFSTLCHETLMHSRTMGYRVVFTDHSLYGFSDAGSIHMNKVLQFTLADVSQAICVSHTSKENTVLRSGLPPEKVFVIPNAVDTAMFKPAVVQPSRSEIVIVVISRLVYRKGADLLVEVIPDVCRLHPNVRFIVGGDGPKRVRLEEMREKHSLQDRVEMLGAVPHAQVRSVLISGHIFLNSSLTEAFCIAILEAASCGLLTVSTRVGGVPEVLPDDMIILAEPDPGDMVLAIERAISMLPKVDPQVMHHRMRELYNWHDVAKRTEIVYDRALKCPNQNLLERVSRLMSIGYQSLLKE; translated from the exons ATGGATAGAAAAAAGCACAGAATCATGATGGTCTCTGATTTTTTCTATCCCAACTTTGGTGGCGTCGAGAACCACATCTATTATCTCTCTCAGTGCTTACTCAAGCTAGGCCACAAG GTAGTGGTTGTAACTCATGCATATGGAAACCGATCTGGGGTTAGATACATGACTGGTGGTTTGAAAGCTTACTATGTTCCGTGGAGGCCTTTTGTTATGCAGAATTCATTCCCAACCTTATTTCCCTCACTCCCCATTATTAGAACCATTCTCATTCGAGAAAGAATCACTATTGTCCATGGACATCAAGCATTTTCCACTCTCTGTCATGAAACTCTCATGCATTCTAGAACCATGGGGTACAGGGTTGTATTCACGGATCATTCTCTCTATGGATTTTCGGATGCTGGAAGCATACATATGAACAAGGTCTTGCAGTTTACATTGGCTGATGTGAGTCAGGCCATATGTGTTTCGCATACGAGCAAGGAGAATACAGTGCTGCGGTCGGGGCTGCCCCCGGAGAAGGTTTTTGTTATACCTAATGCTGTGGACACTGCAATGTTCAAGCCAGCGGTGGTGCAGCCGAGCCGCTCGgagattgttattgttgttattagcCGGTTGGTTTATCGCAAGGGAGCAGATTTGCTTGTTGAAGTCATTCCAGATGTATGCCGTCTGCATCCCAAT GTTCGTTTCATTGTTGGAGGTGATGGACCTAAGCGTGTTAGGTTGGAGGAGATGAGAGAAAAACATTCTCTTCAAGATCGAGTTGAAATGTTGGGAGCCGTGCCACATGCACAAGTCCGATCTGTTCTAATATCAGGACACATCTTCTTAAACAG TTCGTTAACTGAAGCTTTCTGTATAGCCATATTAGAGGCTGCTAGTTGTGGATTGTTAACAGTTAGCACACGTGTTGGAGGAGTTCCTGAG GTTTTACCAGATGACATGATCATTTTGGCAGAACCTGATCCTGGTGATATGGTGCTTGCAATTGAAAGGGCAATATCAATGCTGCCAAAAGTCGATCCACAAGTCATGCACCACCGG aTGAGGGAACTCTATAACTGGCATGATGTTGCCAAAAGGACTGAAATTGTATATGATCGTGCTTTGAAGTGCCCCAATCAAAATCTACTTGAACGGGTCTCACG ATTGATGTCAATTGGATATCAAAGCCTACTTAAGGAATGA
- the LOC107606038 gene encoding F-box protein 7 isoform X1, producing MASSSDFALSVPSELESVLRLRTVDYFITRRPWLDLYGVNVRPVAPFGSASRKPYVESALIHQCLPDELLFEVFARMTPYDLGKASCVCRKWRYTIRNPVFWRVACLKAWQLSGVVENYRILQSKYDGSWRKMWLSRPRLRTDGKNNNLLLGIYVSRNTYIRAGVAEWKITNPVHLVCYFRYMRFFPSGRFLYKNSSQKIKDVVKFMNFRSSKVDSVFGGHYTLSDDKVEAAVLYPGMRPTVLRIRLRVRGTTPGANNRMDLISLVTSGVNNSEASAPEEDILGVVEGWRDDETHNPDVPAVSHKRGMTPFVFVPFDQVETSVFNLPVEKMDYYVPG from the exons ATGGCCTCAAGTTCAG ATTTTGCGTTATCAGTTCCTTCTGAACTTGAGTCAGTTTTGAGGTTGAGGACTGTTGATTACTTTATTACGAGGAGGCCATGGCTTG ATCTTTATGGAGTTAATGTGAGACCTGTGGCGCCATTTGGAAGTGCAAGTAGAAAGCCTTATGTGGAATCTGCACTCATTCATCAATGCTTACCAGATGAGCTGCTTTTTGAG GTCTTTGCTCGAATGACTCCATATGACTTGGGAAAGGCATCTTGTGTGTGTCGAAAATGGAGGTACACAATTCGTAACCCTGTTTTTTGGCGCGTTGCATGCTTGAAGGCTTGGCAG CTCTCTGGAGTGGTAGAAAACTATAGGATTCTTCAATCAAAATATGATGGCTCATGGCGTAAAATGTGGCTCTCACGACCAAGGTTGCGAACTGATGGTAAGAACAACAATCTCTTATTGG GTATTTATGTGAGTAGAAATACCTACATTCGAGCCGGAGTTGCAGAGTGGAAAATTACTAATCCAGTTCATCTG GTCTGCTATTTCCGGTACATGAGATTTTTCCCTTCTGGACGATTTCTTTATAAG AATTCTTCTCAAAAGATCAAGGATGTGGTGAAGTTCATGAACTTTCGATCATCTAAAGTAGACTCTGTTTTTGGTGGCCACTACACATTGTCAGATGACAAG GTTGAAGCTGCTGTCTTGTATCCAGGCATGCGACCTACTGTCTTGAGAATTCGCTTGAG AGTTAGAGGAACAACTCCAGGGGCCAACAATCGGATGGATTTGATTTCACTTGTCACCAGTGGTGTGAACAATAGTGAGGCAAGTGCACCCGAGGAGGACATTCTTGGTGTAGTTGAAGGATGGCGGGATGATGAAACACACAACCCAGATGTGCCTGCAGTCTCACATAAGAGGGGCATGACTCCTTTTGTCTTTGTTCCATTTGACCAG GTGGAGACATCAGTGTTCAATCTTCCTGTGGAAAAAATGGATTATTATGTACCTGGTTGA
- the LOC107607812 gene encoding uncharacterized protein LOC107607812, with amino-acid sequence MIDAIANIGAGYKGPNYGRVRGYLLSKLVEDVKKMIEDYHDIWKQTGYTIMVDGWIDRCRHTLINLLVYYPKGTAFLKSFDASHVLKIADALFKLLSDVVLFVGPENVVHVVTDNVANYVAIGRLLESEFPRLYWSLYAVHCVNLMFQDIGKLEEVSETISQVSMITRYIYNHCHPLYLMRKFTGQTRNTSSSSNLVCH; translated from the coding sequence ATGATTGATGCTATTGCAAACATAGGTGCAGGGTATAAAGGGCCAAATTATGGAAGAGTTCGTGGATATTTGTTGAGTAAATTGGTTGAAGATGTAAAGAAAATGATTGAAGATTATCATGATATTTGGAAACAAACTGGATATACTATCATGGTCGATGGATGGATTGATCGTTGTAGGCatactttaattaatttattggtttatTACCCTAAAGGAACTGCTTTTCTAAAGTCATTTGATGCTTCTCATGTCTTGAAAATTGCTGATGCTTTGTTTAAGTTGCTTAGTGATGTTGTATTATTTGTTGGTCCTGAGAATGTTGTACATGTAGTGACGGATAATGTTGCAAATTACGTTGCTATTGGAAGGTTGTTGGAATCAGAGTTTCCTAGATTGTATTGGTCTCTTTATGCAGTACACTGTGTTAATTTGATGTTTCAGGATATTGGAAAGTTAGAGGAAGTGAGTGAAACTATATCACAAGTTTCAATGATTACGAGGTATATCTATAATCATTGCCATCCTTTGTACTTGATGAGAAAGTTCACAGGGCAGACGAGAAATACTTCGTCCAGCTCCAACTTGGTTTGCCACTAA